The sequence below is a genomic window from Cytobacillus luteolus.
AACGTACCTCTAATAAATTCTTCAAACTTCTTAGTCAATTCTCTAGAAAGCGTGACCTTTCTGTTTCCTAAAACCTCTACCATCAACTGTAGAGTTTCTTTTAATCGGTGTGGCGACTCATAAAAAATCAATGTCTCCTTCCTATTTTTAAGGGTTTCGAGTTGTTTACGTTTATCCTTCTTTTGTCGATTTAAAAACCCAAAGTAGTAAAAGTGATCGGTTGGGAGCCCTGATGCAATTAAGGCTGTTAGGGCTGCATTAGCTCCTGGAAGAGGTACAACATGAAACTGTTCCTCTAACGCCTCAACAACTAATTCATAACCTGGGTCGGAAATGGTAGGCATTCCTGCATCACTTACTATGGCTACATCTTTCCCCTCTTTTAAAAGAGTGATGATTTTTTCTCCGCTATTTTGCTTGTTATGTTCATGGTAGCTTGTAACCGGGGTATCAATTTCGAAATGATTACATAACTTTTTGGTTTGCCGTGTATCTTCAGCAGCTATGATATGTACTTCCTTAAGGATACGAACCGCCCGAAAGGTCATATCCTCTAGGTTACCTATTGGAGTTGGGACTAGATAAAGAATCCCTCCATTATTTGTACTATGAAAGCTTTTTTGTTGCCACATTGTATGCATACTCCTTTATTAAAGAACCTACTGTTCCTTGGAATCTTCCCCATATAAAATAGTTTGTAGTTCTTTTGTATATTCATTTTCTTCATTATATACAATTAACGGCTGTAAAATTTTTAAGTCTGGTTTACCATCTTT
It includes:
- the rsmI gene encoding 16S rRNA (cytidine(1402)-2'-O)-methyltransferase — encoded protein: MWQQKSFHSTNNGGILYLVPTPIGNLEDMTFRAVRILKEVHIIAAEDTRQTKKLCNHFEIDTPVTSYHEHNKQNSGEKIITLLKEGKDVAIVSDAGMPTISDPGYELVVEALEEQFHVVPLPGANAALTALIASGLPTDHFYYFGFLNRQKKDKRKQLETLKNRKETLIFYESPHRLKETLQLMVEVLGNRKVTLSRELTKKFEEFIRGTLEEVIEWATDENVRGEFCLLLEGARESEIEKETNWWDVLTIIEHVNHYIAEKSLPSKEAIKQVALDRELPKREVYQQYHVE